In the Candidatus Brocadiia bacterium genome, one interval contains:
- a CDS encoding aspartate carbamoyltransferase catalytic subunit — protein MKEKNSTVIWTKKHLLGLEDLSADEINLIFDTARSFKEISTRNIKKVPALRGKVVVNMFVEPSTRTKTSFSLAAKRLSADITDFSPSTSALVKGESLKDTAKNIEAMGIDIVIIRHTAPGAPHLLSRTINASVINAGDGAHEHPTQGLLDIFTILEQKGSIKDLTVAVVGDITHSRVARSNIWGLIKLGAKVIAVGPATLIPPEIKELGVRVSYDIDEVIKEVDVINILRIQLERQQRGLFPSVREYARLFGINTERVKKAKKDILIMHPGPINRGIEITSDVADGKNSVILQQVTNGLAIRMAVLYLVSGSNLTEITEET, from the coding sequence ATGAAAGAAAAAAATAGCACCGTAATCTGGACAAAGAAACACCTTTTGGGGTTAGAAGACCTTTCGGCAGACGAAATTAACCTGATATTCGATACGGCCCGCTCATTCAAGGAAATTTCCACAAGGAATATTAAAAAAGTACCCGCACTGCGCGGCAAAGTGGTGGTTAATATGTTCGTGGAGCCGAGCACACGAACAAAAACCTCATTCTCTCTGGCAGCTAAAAGGTTGAGCGCGGACATAACAGATTTTTCGCCATCGACCAGCGCTTTAGTCAAGGGTGAATCACTCAAAGACACGGCTAAAAATATCGAGGCTATGGGCATAGATATAGTGATCATCCGTCATACAGCACCGGGCGCTCCGCATCTGCTGTCCCGAACCATCAATGCCAGTGTGATAAATGCAGGTGATGGCGCTCACGAACATCCAACCCAAGGGTTATTGGATATATTTACGATTCTCGAACAAAAAGGCAGCATTAAGGACTTAACAGTTGCCGTAGTGGGAGACATCACTCACAGCCGGGTAGCCCGCTCAAATATCTGGGGACTGATAAAATTAGGCGCTAAGGTTATCGCCGTAGGGCCGGCCACCCTGATTCCACCAGAGATAAAGGAATTAGGCGTTCGGGTATCATACGATATAGACGAGGTCATAAAAGAAGTCGATGTAATCAATATTTTAAGAATACAGTTGGAACGCCAGCAAAGAGGTCTTTTCCCATCTGTCCGTGAATATGCCAGACTGTTCGGCATAAACACTGAAAGAGTCAAGAAAGCTAAAAAGGATATTTTAATTATGCATCCTGGCCCAATTAATCGGGGAATAGAAATAACCTCAGACGTGGCAGACGGCAAGAATTCGGTCATCCTTCAGCAGGTCACTAACGGATTGGCTATCAGAATGGCAGTGCTTTATCTGGTATCAGGCTCAAACTTAACAGAAATAACAGAAGAAACTTAA
- a CDS encoding dihydroorotase → MTKIIIKNGRIIDPANKIDKITNIHIESGKIKSIGSQLFKANTIIDAKGLVVTPGLIDMHVHLREPGNEDEETISSGSEAAIHGGFTSVAAMPNTDPSVDNEASAEFVYLQAKRTGLANVFPIGTITKGRKGEELSEIGQLTRGGAVAFSDDGEPVKSAEVMRRGLEYAKMFNKAIISHCEDKTLTRDGVMNEGYISFLLGLRGMPGVAEEIMIYRDIILAEMTESKLHIAHITTANAVDIVRQAKKRGIKVTAEVTPHHLVLTDEYIKTSDFDTNFKMNPPLRTKTDIAALIKGLKDGTIDAIASDHAPHSPEKKDVEFNVAPFGIIGIESLLPIVFTNLIHKNIVSLKDIIAKLTINPAKILGINKGTLTPGADADITIIDPDKKWTIDTSKFKSKSHNCPFNGWKVQGKAVKVVIGGRIIPLE, encoded by the coding sequence ATGACTAAAATTATTATAAAAAACGGACGCATCATAGACCCGGCGAATAAAATAGATAAAATCACCAATATTCACATCGAATCCGGTAAAATAAAATCCATAGGTTCTCAGCTATTCAAAGCTAACACAATAATTGATGCCAAAGGACTGGTGGTAACCCCCGGCTTAATCGATATGCACGTTCATCTGCGCGAACCAGGCAATGAAGATGAAGAAACCATATCTTCCGGCTCCGAAGCGGCTATACACGGAGGATTCACATCAGTCGCAGCTATGCCAAACACAGACCCATCGGTTGATAACGAGGCTTCAGCTGAATTCGTATATCTCCAGGCTAAGCGCACCGGCTTAGCCAACGTATTTCCCATCGGCACCATAACTAAAGGACGCAAAGGCGAGGAGCTGTCGGAAATAGGCCAACTGACCCGTGGCGGCGCAGTTGCTTTTTCCGACGACGGTGAACCGGTCAAATCAGCAGAGGTAATGCGTCGAGGCCTGGAATACGCAAAAATGTTCAATAAAGCCATTATCAGTCATTGTGAAGATAAAACACTAACCAGAGATGGCGTGATGAACGAAGGATATATATCTTTCCTTCTGGGACTGAGGGGTATGCCGGGAGTTGCCGAGGAGATAATGATTTATCGGGATATTATCCTGGCTGAAATGACTGAAAGCAAGCTACACATTGCCCATATCACTACAGCTAACGCAGTGGATATTGTGCGCCAAGCCAAAAAACGCGGCATCAAAGTTACGGCTGAAGTAACGCCTCACCATCTGGTGCTCACGGATGAATATATCAAGACTTCGGATTTCGACACTAATTTCAAGATGAACCCGCCGTTGAGAACCAAAACAGACATAGCGGCATTAATAAAAGGATTAAAAGACGGAACCATCGACGCAATTGCATCCGACCATGCGCCGCATTCGCCGGAGAAAAAGGATGTAGAGTTCAATGTGGCCCCATTCGGCATTATCGGAATCGAATCGCTCCTGCCGATAGTATTTACAAATCTAATCCATAAAAACATCGTTTCGCTTAAAGATATTATCGCCAAATTGACAATAAACCCGGCTAAGATTTTGGGTATTAATAAAGGCACGCTTACGCCGGGTGCCGATGCTGATATTACTATTATAGATCCTGATAAAAAATGGACTATAGATACCTCAAAATTTAAATCCAAGAGCCACAACTGCCCGTTTAACGGATGGAAAGTTCAAGGCAAAGCCGTAAAAGTAGTAATCGGCGGCCGGATAATTCCTCTGGAATAA
- a CDS encoding NYN domain-containing protein yields the protein MLIIDGYNLIFTETKIFDKNSDSLENARSSLIRRIKEHNHKSKEHIIIAFDGKSGLHYPEKVQEDRQIELVFSQSEQSADQLILNIISASAYPKTIELVSSDRELAESAKKLGTKTCSSNDFIARISNRSKDSKKSWEISRDDEPVEKAIGLSPDEAKAWLKIFSKD from the coding sequence ATGCTTATCATTGACGGATACAATCTTATTTTTACGGAAACCAAAATCTTCGATAAAAACTCTGATTCCCTGGAAAATGCCCGGTCAAGCTTAATCCGGCGGATTAAAGAACATAATCATAAAAGTAAAGAGCATATTATAATAGCGTTTGACGGAAAATCAGGCCTGCATTATCCGGAAAAAGTCCAAGAGGACAGACAAATCGAACTTGTTTTTTCGCAATCAGAACAATCCGCGGATCAACTAATTTTGAATATAATTTCCGCTTCAGCATATCCCAAAACAATAGAACTTGTCAGCTCGGACCGTGAACTAGCCGAATCAGCTAAAAAATTAGGCACTAAAACGTGCTCTTCGAATGATTTTATAGCAAGAATCAGTAATAGATCTAAGGACTCTAAAAAATCATGGGAAATATCACGGGATGACGAACCAGTTGAAAAAGCTATCGGCCTCAGCCCAGATGAAGCTAAGGCCTGGCTAAAAATATTCAGCAAGGATTAA
- a CDS encoding acylphosphatase — protein sequence MNGMKSQAHLYISGLVQGVFFRASAKEMAQSLGLSGWVKNMADRRVEAIFVGNKNDIKKAIEWCHHGPPSARVDKVEVIWEEPLALPQE from the coding sequence ATGAATGGTATGAAATCACAGGCGCATTTATATATTAGCGGTTTAGTTCAAGGCGTCTTTTTCAGAGCATCTGCCAAAGAAATGGCTCAGTCATTAGGACTCAGCGGCTGGGTAAAAAACATGGCAGACAGACGAGTTGAAGCCATTTTTGTCGGTAATAAAAATGATATAAAAAAGGCTATTGAATGGTGTCATCACGGACCACCTTCGGCACGTGTGGATAAGGTTGAAGTAATATGGGAAGAACCATTAGCACTTCCGCAAGAATAG